From Pongo pygmaeus isolate AG05252 chromosome 1, NHGRI_mPonPyg2-v2.0_pri, whole genome shotgun sequence, one genomic window encodes:
- the LOC129009930 gene encoding large ribosomal subunit protein uL22-like — MVRYSLDPENPTKSCKSRGSNLRVHFKNTHDTSQAIKSMRIRKATKYLKATTLQKQRVPFQHYNGCVGWCAQAKQWGWTQGQWCKKLAEFLLHMLKNAENNAELKGLDVDSLVIGHIKVNKAPKMCHWTYRAHGRINPYVSSLCHIEMILTEKEQIVPKPEEEVAQKKKLSQKKLKKQKLMTQG, encoded by the coding sequence ATGGTTCGCTATTCACTTGACCCAGAGAATCCCACAAAATCATGCAAATCTAGAGGTTCAAATCTTCGTGTTCACTTTAAGAATACTCATGACACTTCTCAGGCCATCAAGAGTATGCGTATACGAAAAGCCACGAAGTATCTGAAAGCTACCACTTTACAGAAACAGCGTGTACCATTCCAACATTACAATGGTTGCGTTGGTTGGTGCGCCCAGGCCAAGCAGTGGGGCTGGACACAAGGTCAGTGGTGCAAAAAGCTTGCTGAATTTTTGCTGCACATGCTTAAAAATGCAGAGAATAATGCTGAACTTAAGGGTTTAGATGTAGATTCTCTGGTCATTGGGCATATCAAAGTGAACAAAGCACCTAAGATGTGCCACTGGACCTACAGAGCTCATGGTCGGATTAACCCATACGTGAGCTCTCTCTGCCACATTGAGATGATCCTTACTGAAAAGGAACAAATTGTTCCTAAACCAGAAGAGGAGGTTGCCCAGAAGAAAAAGTTATCccagaagaaactgaagaaacaaaaacttatgACACAGGGCTAA